GATGCAGATCAACCACCCGGGCCGCGTGGTCCAGAAGGACCTGGGCACGCCCACCTGGTCGGCCTCCGGCGTCCCGATCGACGCGGGGGCGTTCTCCCGCGTGTTCCGGCCCCCCGCGCCGATGAGCGAGGCACGGATCTCCGAGACCGTCGCCCGGTTCGCCACGACGGCGGCGCGGGCGGAGGCGGCGGGCTTCGACGGTGTGGAGATCCACGCCGCCCACGGCTACCTGGTCTCCCAGTTCCTCTCGCCGCTGAGCAACCGCCGCACCGACCGCTGGGGCGGCTCCCTGGAGAACCGGGCGCGGTTCCTGCTGGCCGTGGTCGACGCGGTGCGGGCGGCGGTGTCGCCGGGTTTCGCGGTCGCGGTCAAGCTCAACTCGGCCGACTTCCAGCGCGGCGGGTTCGATGTCGACGACGCCCGCGAGGTGGTCGGGATGCTCGGCACCCGCGCCGTCGACCTCGTCGAGCTGTCCGGCGGCAGCATCGAGAGCCTCGCCACCTCGGGAGCCCCGGCCGACGGCCGCACGCTCGCCAGGGAGGCGTACTTCCTGGAGTTCGCCGAGCGCGTCGCCTCCGCCGCGCCGATGCCTCTCATGGTCACCGGCGGGATCCGGCGCCGCACCGTCGCGGAACGGGTCGTCGGCAGCGGCGTCGCGGTGGCGGGCGCGGCCACCGCGTTCGCGATGGCCCCGGGGCTGCCGCGGCAGTGGCTCGCCGGCCGCGAGGGCGCGGCCCCGCTCCCGCGCGTGCGGATCCGCGACAAGTCCCTGGCCGCGGCGGCCGGGGAAGCGCTCGCCCGGCGGCAGTTCACCAGACTCGCCGCGGGCAGGACCGGGGTCACCCGCACGCCCGCGCTGCTCGCGCTCCTGGGCGAGCGGGTCCGCAGGGCACGGGCCCTGCGCCGCTACCGCGCCTGGCTGCCGGAGCACCGCGCGGCCGGGCCGGCCGGAGGCACCGGCTCGGGCGAGCGCGGAACGGCCGGGTGACGCGCGAAGCGCGGGAACGGCCGGGTGACGCGCAGGCGCCGCAACGGCCGCCGGGCCGCGACCGCGTCAGAGCCCGCCGGGCGGCGCCGTTCCCGGAGCCGGGCGGCCCGGCTCCCTCGGCAGCGCGAGCAGCCGCTCCTCCCCCGGCGCGATGTCCACGGTGTCGTCGGCCAGGACGACGCGCACCGGGCCCTCCTCCGAGCGCGGCACGCCGACGCACAGCTGGCCCGGCTTCATCCGCACCCGCACCGCGGTGCCTCGGTGCCGCACCGTGAACCCGAACTCCGACAGCTCGGGCACCGGCGCCGGGTCGAGCCACAGCGCGCCCTCGCGCGTCTGGAGCCCGGCGAGGCCCCGTTGCACCAGGTCGAGCGTGCCCGCCATCGCGCCCAGATGGATGCCCTCGGCGGTCGTCCCGCCCTGGAGGTCGGCCACGTCGCTCGCCAGCGCCTCCTTCAGGTGCCTCCACGCCTCGCCGTGCCGCACCCGGGACAGCACCCACGCGTGCACGACGCCGCTGAGCGTCGAGCCGTGGCTGGTGCGCGCCAGGTAGTAGTCGACCGTGCGCCGCCACAGCGCGTCGTCCATGGCGTAGCCGAGCCGCGCGAACACCTCGGCCAGCTCGCCGGGCGAGAACAGGTAGCCGAGCATCAGCACGTCCGCCTGCTTGGACGCCCGGTAGCGGTTGACCGTGTCCCCCTCGGCCTCCAGCACGCGGTCGAGACGCCTGATGTCGCCGTACCGCGCCCGGTAGCCCTCCCAGTCCAGCTCGCGCAGTTCCCCGTAGCCGTCGAACTGGCTGACCACGCCCTCGTGGAACGGCACCCTCAGCCGCCGCGAGACGTCCTCCCACAGCTCCGGCTCCTCCGGGCGCAGCCCGATGCGTTCCGCCAGCTCGCGGCGCCGCGCGGCGGGCAGGGCGCGGGCCAGGTCGAGGGCGCGCGCCAGCACCCAGGCGGCCGTCACGTTCGTGTAGGCGTTGTCGTCGAGCCCGGGCTCGGACGCGTCCGGGTACGCCTCGTGGTACTCGTCGGGCCCGACCACGCCCCTGATGCGGTACCGCTCGTACGCGGGGTCGAACTCGGCGCGCGAGGCCCAGAACCGCGCGATCTGGAGCAGCAGTTCCGCGCCCTCGGCGTGCGTGAACCCGGTGTCGCCCGTCGCCTGCCCGTACCGCCACACGTTGTAGGCCACGGCCGAGCCGACGTGGTGCTGGAGCCGCGAGTTGTCCGGCAGCCAGCGGCCGGAACGCGGGTTCAAGTGCGTCTCGGGCGTCTCCTCCCGGCCGTCGCTGCCGCTCTGCCAGGGGAACATCGCGCCCTCCCGGCCCGCCGCCCGCGCCGCCCTGAGCGCGGCGGGCAGCCGCCGGTACCGGTAGGTCATGAGCGCGCGGGACAGTTCGGGGAAGTGCAGGTTCAGGTAGGGCAGCACGAACAGCTCGTCCCAGAACACGTGCCCCCGGTACGCCTCGCCGTGCAGGCCGCGCGCCGGCACCCCCGCGTCGAGCCGCGCGGTGTGCCCGGGCGACAGGGTCTGGAGCAGGTGGAAGAGGTGCAGGCGCAGGATGTGGCCCGACTCGCCCGGCACGTCGAGGTCGGCCCGGCGCCACAGCCGTTCCCACGCCGCGCCGTGCGTGCCGAGCAGCCCGTCGAAGTCCGGGGCCCGCCGCAGCCGGTCGACGGCCGCCCCGAGCGGGCTGCTGATCGCGGTGTCGCGCGAGGTGTGCAGCGCGATCGTCTTCTCCACCGTCACCGGGCGGCCGGGGCGGATCGGCAGCCGCAGCCGCTGCTCGGCGCGGTAGTCCGTCAGCCGCGTCGGCGGCGTCAGCCGGTCGGGCTCCGCGTCCGCGCGCGTCCTGGCCGCCATGACCACGCGGATGTCGGAGGCGCGCGTGCGGCAGCGCAGCCACACCAGGTCCGGGTCCTCGCTGCCCGTCCCCATGTCCGTCAGGTGGTGCGAGGCGAGGTCGCGGTACCGCTCGACGCCCGTGTTGGCCGCCGCCATGCCGTCGATCGCCGACTCGACCTCGATGGTGCCCGACCAGTCCTCGGCGGTGAACGTCGTGCGCAGCGCCGCCAGGTGCGGGTCCGCCATGTGGACCAGACGGCACTGCTCGACGCCCAGGTGCCGCCCGTGCCGGTCGCGGTACCTGACCGATCTGCCGAGGGTGCCGTGCCGCAGGTCGAGCACCTGCCGGTAGCGCAGCAGGCGCGCGCGGCCGTGCCCGTGCCCGCCGGGTTCGCGGCCGGGGCCGGGCTCGGCGCCGGGGTCGTGCACGGGGTCAGGGGTGAACCACTCGCCGTCCGGCCCCTCGTCCGGGTGCGGCCGGAAGCGGAACGCCAGCCAGTTCGGCAGGTTCACCACGTCCTCGTGCTCCAGCTCCCGGCCGTCCAGCGTCGTCGTCAGCCGGTTGTAGAGGCCGGCCGCGTAGGTGCCGGGGTAGTGCGCCGGGCCCGCGACCGACTCGGGCGCGGCGCCGCGGGTCGCGAAGTAGCCGTTGCCCAGCGTGCACAGCGCCTCGCGCAACCGCTCGGCGCGCGGGTCGTATCCCTCGTACGCCCAGGTCCACTCCGTGGTCTCCCGGGAGGCCGGTTCCGTCACCGGGTCTCGCCCCCTCCGCCGGGCGGGTCCCCGTCGAGCAGGTCCCCCGGATCCAGGACCACGAGGTCGGCGCCGCCGCGCCGCAGGTCGGCCGCTCCCTCGCCGTGCGCGGACCGGTCCACCCCGACCACCAGGGCGAACCCGCCCCGCCTGCCCGCCTCGACCCCGGCCGGCGCGTCCTCCACGACCGCGGCGGCAGCGGCCGGCACGCCGAGCCGCCGCGCCGCTTCGAGGAACAGCGCCGGGTCCGGCTTCCCCGGCAGGCCGAGCCGGGCCGCGTCGTTGCCGTCCACGACCGCGCGCAGCGAGGGCAGGACGCCGGCGTTGCGCAGCAGGTCGCGGGCGTGCCGCGAGGCCGACACGGCGGCGCAGCGCACCCGCGCGCGGGTGAGGGCCGCGAGCAGCCGGACGGTGCCGGGGAAGACCTCGGCGCCGCGTTCGCCCAGCAGGCGGACGAACGCCTGCTCCTTGCGCGCCGCGACAGCGTGCACGCTCCCCGTGCCGGGGCCGTCCTCCGGGCCGCCGGCCGGGAGTCCCGCGCCCCGGGCGTCGAGGAACGCCGCCGCGCCGTCGAGTCGCGACTTGCCGTCGACGTACCGCCGGTAGTCCTCGCGCGTGAACGGCGGGCCGAGCCCCGGCACGGTGCCGAACGCCTCCTCCCAGGCGGCGGCGTGCACCCGGGCCGAGTCGGTGATGACCCCGTCGGTGTCGAACACCACCGCGCGGCAGGTCCGCAGTTCCGGGACGGTCGTCATCACTCCATGGGACCCCGGACGGGCCCGGCCCGCAATCCGCGGCGCGGACCGGCCCCGCCTTGCCGATCAACGAGACGCAACGTATCGTCTTCTTCCTCGGCCGGATCTCCCGACCGCGCCGTCCGACCGAAAGGAACCCGCCGTGGAACACGTCGTCGACGCGGCCCCCGGAATCCGCCTGTGGGCCCAGGAGCACGGCCCGGCCGACGCCTCCCCCGTGCTGCTGATCATGGGCGCGCAGGCGTCCGGCCTCGCCTGGCCCGACGCACTGGTGGACCGCCTCGCCACCCGGCACCGCGTGATCCGCTACGACCACCGCGACACCGGCCGTTCGACCCACGCCTTCGACACCCACCCGTACCCGCTCACCGCGCTCGCCGAGGACGCGGTCACCGTCCTCGACGCCCTCGGCGTCGCCCGGGCGCACGTCGTGGGGCTTTCCCTGGGCGGCATGCTGGCCCAACTGCTCATCGCCGACCACCCGGACCGGCTGCTGAGCGCGACCCTGCTGGGCACCGGCGCGCTCAGCGACACCCCCTACACCCACCCGGACGGCACCCGCACCCCGCCGCACGAACTGCCAGGACCCGCCCCGCACATCCTGGAGATGTGGAGCAGGCCCGTCGAGGACCTGGGCGTCGAGGCCGAACTCGAACGGCGCGTCGAGCACTGGCAGACCATCGGCGGCGACGCCATCCCCTTCGCCGCGGAGGAGATACGGGCCATGGAGCGCCGGATCATCGCGCACACCGGTCACCACCAGCCGAACGACGCGCACGCCCGCGCCGACAGCTCCGGCATGCTGCGCACCGAGCGGCTCGCGAGCACCGCCGTGCCCACCCTGGTGCTCTCGGCACCGGCCGATCCGGTGTGGCCGCCGCCCCACCCGCAGCACATGGGGCAGGTGATCCGCGGGGCCCGCGTGCGGGAGATCCCGGGCATGGGGCACGCCCTGCCGCCCCAGGTGGTCGCCCCGCTGGCCACCGCGATACTGGAGCACACCGCGGAGCACCCGGGCCCCGGCGCGCCTGCGCGGCCGGCCGGGGACGGCAGCGGGCCGCACGCGGGGTGAACGGCCCGGGGAGACCCGTCCTCCCGGCGCGCGAACGGCCGGTCGGGGCGGGCCGGGGCGCCCCCGAACCCGCCCCGACCCGCCGGTCACGCCCGGCGCAGCGCGGAACGGCCCGCGAAGCGCGCCGAGTCCCCCAGCTCCTCCTCGATCCGGATCAGCTGGTTGTACTTCGCCGTGCGGTCGGAGCGGGAGAGCGAGCCGGTCTTGATCTGACCGCAGCCGGTCGCCACCGCGAGGTCCGCGATGGTGGTGTCCTCCGTCTCGCCCGAGCGGTGGGACATGACAGCCGTCCAGCCCGCCTCATGGGCCGCGGCCACCGCGGCGAGCGCCTCGGTCAGGGTCCCGACCTGGTTGACCTTGACCAGGACCGAGTTGCCGACGCCGGTGCGGATGCCCTCGCGCAGCAGCGCCTCGTCGGTGCAGAACACGTCGTCGCCCGTGAGCTGGCAGCGGTCGCCGACGCGGGCGGTCAGCTCGCGCCACCCGTCCAGGTCGTTCTCCGCCATCGGGTCCTCGATGGAGACGACCGGGTAGGCGTCGACGAGCCCGGCCAGGTAGTCGGCGTGCTCGGCAGGGGTGCGGCGCACTCCCTCGCCCGCGTAGTCGTAGACGCCGTCACGGAAGAACTCCGACGACGCGGGGTCCATGAGCAGGGCGATGTCAGGCCCGGGGCGGTAGCCGGTGCGCTCGATGGCGGCCAGCACGAAGTCCAGCGCCTCCTCGGCGGTGCGCAGCGCGGGCGCGAAGCCGCCCTCGTCGCCGACGCCCGTGGAGTGCCCTGCGGCCCGCAGGTCGCGGCGCAGCGTGTGGAAGACCTCGCTGCCCATGCGGACGGCTTCGGCGAACGTGGCCGCCCCCACGGGCGCGATCATGAACTCCTGGAAGTCCAGCGGATTGTCGGCGTGGGCACCGCCGTTGACGATGTTCATCATCGGCAGCGGCAGGAGATGGGCGTCGGCGCCGCCGAGGTAGCGGTAGAGGGGGCTGCGGTGGGCCGCCGCGGCGGCCTTGGCGGCGGCGAGGGAGACGCCGAGGACCGCGTTGGCGCCGAGCCTTGACTTCGCGGCGGTGCCGTCGAGGGCGATCAGCGCCGCGTCGAGACCCGCCTGGTCCGCCGCGTCCCGGCCGCGTACGGACGCCGCGATCTCCCCGTTGACGTGGGCCACCGCGCCGTCGACGCCCTTGCCGTGCCAGCGCGCGGCGTCCCCGTCGCGCAGCTCCACGGCCTCCCGGGCGCCGGTGGAGGCGCCGGAGGGGACGGCCGCCCGCCCCAGGGAGCCGTCCGTGAGGACCACGTCGACCTCGACCGTGGGGTTGCCCCGGCTGTCGATGATCCGGCGGGCGGTGACGGTGTCGATGGTGGCGTCGATGGTTCCGACTGCCGTTGCGGACATGGTTGTTCCCCTCCGTCGTCGTGTGCCGTGCCCCGGCTGCGACCGCGCTGGCGCTGGGCCCGACACGCAAACCCTACAGCAACACTGCACAGTTCAGCTGTTCAGAATTGCTGTGGAGTTCCGCCGCACGGCCGCGCCGGGCACCGGGGTAAAGTGCCCTATGCCCACCCCGGAAGCCGCCGCCATCGCCGCTGAACTGCGCACCGCGATGGGCAAGCTCACCCGACGCGTCAAACACGAGGACCGCATCCCGCTCGGCCAGGTCGCCGTGCTCGGCGCACTCGACCGCAACGGCGCCATGACCACCAGCGACCTCGCCGCCGATCAGCGCGTGCGCCCCCAGTCGATGGCCCGGGTGGTGGGGCTGCTCATGGAACAGGACCTGATCACGCGCCGCGCCCACCCCACGGACGGCCGCAAGTCGCTGGTCGAGCTGTCGGACGCGGGCCGGGCCGCTCTGGAAACGGAGCGCAGCCGCAGGGCCGGCTGGCTCGCGCAGGCCATCGAGGCCGAACTCACGGACGAGGAACGCGCGCTGCTGGCGCGAAGCGCCGCCCTGCTGGAACGGCTCGCCACCCGCGACTGACGCATGGCCCGGCGCGGCCGGAACCGCCGTCGTGCGGGTGCCGCGGGAGCAGCGTCCCGCGGTCACGGCGGAGGACGGGCGCGTTCCCTTTCATGGGCGCGGCGCGCAGGGGTTGCACATGCCGCGGCGGCATGTGGTCCGGTGGACTCGCCTCCCGATGCCTTCAGGAAAGGTCCCTGCTCATGCCTCCGTCCTTCACGCCGCCCCGTCGGGTCACGATCGGTGACGCGGCGGCCTTCGTCGGCAGCACGCCACGGGCGATTCGCCACTACCACGAGATCGGCCTGCTCCCCGAGCCCGAGCGGGGCGGCGACGGCCGCCGCCGCTACGGGTACGAGGACATGATCCGCTTGCTGTGGATCCGCAGGATGGCCGACGCCGGGATCGCCCTGAACGACATCCGCGACGCCTTCGCCACCGGCGCGGCTTCCGCCGGCCCGGACAGCGGAGAAGGCATCGCGGGCATCCTGGAGCGGCTGGAGGAAACCCTCGCCGAGCAGGAGGCGGAAGTGCGGCGGCAACGGACCGCCGTGCGGCGGATGCGCGCCGAAGGCAGCCGGATGGGCCTGCTCTCCGACATCGTCACCGAACGCCTCAAGAAGCTGCCCGAGGGCTCCCTGCGTCAGGCGGACCTGGACAGCCTGCTGGTCACTGAGCGGATCTTCGGCCCGCTCGGCGCGGCCGTCCAGGCCACCCGCTTTCTCGCCCTGGCCACGCACCCCGCTCTGCGAAAGGAGTCCGACCGCGTCGACGACGCCGAGGAGGCACTCGATGACGGTGTCGCCGTCGATGATCCACGGGTGGCTCACGTGGCCGCCGAGCGGCACGCCTTCGAAAGCGCCCTGCACGCCGTCATCGAGGAATCCGGCCTGGGTGAGGCCGACGATGCCCTCTTCGACGCCTGGGACACCGCGCACCCTGCCACCGCCGATGACGGCGAGGGCGAGGCCGACCTCGGCTCCGGCAGGCGGAAGGCCGACGCCATGAGCGTGTGCGAAGCCACCGGCACGATGCCCTACGACTTCTCCCCGGCCCGCCTGCGCTGCATGGAACTGGCGGAGGAACTGTCCGCCCAGGACTCACCCGCCATCCGGGACACGTTCTAGTCGAGGTGGACGCGCCGGCCGGTGACCCGCTCCGGTCGCAGCCGCACCCACTCCTGACCGGGATCCGGTCGCTGTTCGCTCTCCCGTGCCGTTCCCGGCCCGGGCGCGCGCCCCGAGTCCGCCGGGCCGACCCGGCCCTCGCCGTCGGGCCACCCGGCCGCCAACCGGTTCAGTTCGGCGACCTCGGCCGGATCCGTGACGCGCCGTGTCGTGCCGACCACCAGAACGCTCCAGCCGACGCCCCGCGGCTCGTCGAGATGGTCGACCTCGAACGCGGTCTCGCGCGCCTCCCGCACCAGGACCCCGTCCGGCTCGTCCGCGCTCACCGGGAACACGATGGCGCTGTCCCGCAGGCAGTACGTCACCGGCACGATCGCCGGGCCGCTCCCGGTGTCGACGGCGATCCGGCCGATGGTGTGCTCGGCCACCAGCCGGTAGCACTCGTCCGTGTCCAGCTCGACCAGCCGGCCGCGCGGCGCCGCGTGCCCGCCCGCGGGCGCCGGCTCTGACCCGGTCAGCTCGCCGACGGTCGTCTCCAGCGCCCTGGCCACCCGCGTCAGCGACGCCTGGCTCGGCGAGGCGGGCCGCTCCTCCAGGTAGCGCAGGTACTGGGGCGCCACCCCGGCCCGGTCCGCCACGTCCTGCCGGCTGAGACCCAGCTGTTCACGGCGCGACGCGACGCGTCGCCCGATATCACTGCGATGGTTCCGCGTCTCGCCGGCCACCGGCATCACCTCCGACCCAACCCCCAGGATGGCCGGACCGGGCTCAACCCGCTCGTCGGGCAGCGCGGCGCACACGCCCACAGCCGGTACGGGTAGCCGAATCTCGGGTGCCGCACCGTGCCCAACTCGCGCGCCCGGGCACCGAGGTAGCTGCCGCACAGGGCGCAGTGGATGCCCATGAGCTGGTACGGCCCGAGCCGTTCCAGCGGCGGCAGCGGCTCCCCGTTCACCGCACGCCGCCCCACCGGGGAAGGGTCACGTCGCGCATACCTGGTATGTGCCCACCCAGCGGGTCCCCGACCCCGCCGAGACCACTCTGCGATCCTGACGTCATCGCGTCCATGACACATGGTGTACCCGTCCGGGCCCGAGGTGGCTAGGCTGAGCGGGTGGGCCCGAGCGGCGGAACCGAAGGCGGAGGGCCGCGGCCGGACCGCGCCCCGCGGGACCGGGCGCGACGCCTGGCAGGACAGGTGCGCGACTGCCTCGACCGCAGCGGGCATCCCAGCGCCGCCGTACGCCTCGCCCCGCGGACGGGCGACGTGGCCGTCCTGCCCGCCCGGGCCGGCGCGGAGCACATGGCCGAGGTGGAACGGCTGCTGCGCGCCGCCGGCTTCGCCCTCACGACGACAGGCGACGCCCTCCTCGTGACGCGCCGCTTCCGTGCCGACGTGGACCTGCGGCCCCTCGACGAACACCTGCTGTCCCGGCTGCTCGATGCCGCCGTCGAGGACGCGGACCCCCGCGAGGTGATGCCCGCCGTCGCGGGCCCTGCCGGCTGGACACGGGAGCGGCGCGCGGCGTTCCTGCGGTTCCACCGGACCCGTTCCCTGTCGGCATGCCCGGTCGAGTCCACCTATGCCGTGCTGCTCGCCGGCACGGCGGGCGGCCCCCGTGTCGTGGGCGCCGCCCGGCTGGCTCCCGTGCCGGAGCAGCCGCTGACGGTCGAGGCGGGGCTGTGGCTGCGGCGGCAGGTGCGGGGCGAGGGTGTGGGCAGCGCGGTGTTCCGGCAGCTGGCCGGTCTGGCCCGGGCCGGGGGCGCCGCCCACATGGTGGCCAGAACGACCCCGGAGAACGCCGCCTCGCAACGCCTCCTGTCCGCCCTGTGCACGACCGTGACCCGGCACGAGGACGCCGTGACCGCCCGTCTCGCTCTCGGGCCCGCCTGGTCCTGATCACTCGGCGCCGGGCGGCCCGGCCCCCGGCCGCGCCGCGCTCCGCACCGGTCGAACGGCACCCGCAGTTGAACGGCATCCGCTCCCCAACTACCGTCAGTGGCCGGCAACGGACGACAACCAGACATGGGGGGCGCATGGCCGGCCCGGCCGCCGAGCACCGAGAGGCACCACGTCGGCACGCGCCGCCCGCGCCGGGCGGCCCGGCCGTAGCGCGCGGCCTCGATCCGGCCACGGGCGGCGTGCTGTTGTCGGCCACCGACGTGCACATACCCGGAACGCCGCCGCTGCGGCTCGTCCGGCACCTGCGGCCCGGCACCAGGTCGGGACGGCGCTTCGGCCGCGTGTGGGGGTCCACGCTCGACCAGTGCCTGATCCTGCGCCGCGACGGCGTACGGCTGATCGCCGAGGACGGACGGGTGCTCGACTACCCGGTGCCCACGCCGGGCGGGACCGTGCTGCCGGCCACGGGCCCGCGCTGGCCGCTGGCCTGGGACGGCAACGCGGGCGGGGCGATGACCGTGCGGCGGCCCGAGTCGGGGCACACACTGCGCTTCCACCCCGTGCCCGGCACCCCGGGCGCGGAACTGCCCCTGGTCGAGCTGGCGGACCGCCGGGGCAACGTCCTGCGCGTGACGTACGACGGCGGCCTGCCGGCCGAGGTCGCGAGCGGCGGGCACCGCGTGGGGATCACGGTGCGCGAGGGCCGCGTCGCGGAACTGCGGCTGCTGAGCGCCCCGGACGGCCCGCTGCTGCGCCGCTTCCACTACGACCCGGCGGGCAACCTGACCTCCGTGGACAGCGGCACGGGACCCGTCGAACGGCTCCGGTGGGACGCGCGCCGGCGCCTCACCGGGCGCGCGCCCGGCACGGGACCGTGGTTCCAGTACGCCTACGACGAGGCCGGCCGGGTCACGCGGGCCGGGACCGAGGACGCGGCGCCCGCCGTGCTCACGTACGAGGACGAACCGCGCAGGACCACGCTGACCGACTCGCTCGGCCACACGACCGTGTTCGCGTTCGACGGCGAGGGGCGGCTCGTCGCCGAGACCGACCCGCTCGGGCACACCACACGCCGCGCATGGGGGCCGCACGGCCTGCTCGTCGCCGAGACCGATCCGCTGGGCCGGACCACCCGCTGGGAGAGGAACGCGCACGGCGGCCTCACCGCCGTCATCCTGCCCGACGGCTCGGCCGACCCGTTTCCGGCGGAACCGGCCGACCCGCAGGCGCCCGAGTCCTGGCCACCGCACCCCGCGGGGCCGGCGGACGGCGCCCCCGGCGGCGCCGGGCACGCGGCCGGACGCGAGGCGGCGGAGGGCGAGGAGGCGGCGGGGCACGGCGACGGCACACACCGCGTCCACGACTCCGAGGGCCGCCTGACGGAGCTGTCCGACGACGAGGGCAACCGCTGGACCTGGGAGTACGACCCCGCCGGACGCCTGACCTCGGCCTCCGACTCCTCCGGGCGCTCCGTCAGGTACCGGTACGACGCGGCCGGCCAGTGCGTCGGCTGGACGAACGGCGCGGGCCAGCGCGTCTCCAACCGCTTCGACGCGTGCGGACGCCTGACGGAGCAGCGCACCGAGAGCGATGTCGCGCGCTACCACTACGACAAGGCCGGGCGGCTCGTCGCCGCCGAGAACGCCGAGACGCGCGTGAGCTGGGAGTACGACGCCACGGGCGCGGTCCTGAGCGAGACCCGCGACGGCCGGACCGTGCGGTTCACCCGGGACGCGCACGGCAGGCGGACGGGGCGGCTCACCCCCTCCGGCGCGGTCACCGGGTGGGCGTACGACCAGGCGGGCCGCCCGGCCGCGCTGCGCGCGGGAGACGGGCACCTCGCCTCCATCCGCGACGCGGAGGGACGCGAGGTCGCGCGGTACCTGCCCGGCGGGCCGGTGCTCCGCTTCGAACCCGACGCGGCGGGCCGCCCCGCGGTCATCGTCCTGCCCTCCGGGCAGCGCCGGGTCCTGCACCGCCGCGAGGACGGCACACCGGTGCGCGTGGAGGACTCCGTCGCGGGCGTCCTCGACATCGCCGTGGACCCCGCGGGCCGTGTGGTGTCCGTCCGGGGCCCGGGCGGCACCGAGGAGTACCGCTGGGAGGCGGAGGGCGGATTCGCCGGCGCGGCGCCCGGCTACCAGTGCGACGGGCAGGGGCGCGTGGTGAAGTCGGGACGGCTCGGCTTCAGTTGGGACGCCCTCGACCGCCTGACGGACGTGGTCACCTCGGACGGACAGCACTGGCATTACGTGTACGACCCCCTTGGTCGCCGCGTCGCCAAACAACTGCTCGACGACTACGGCTCGGTGGTGAGTGAGACAACGCTGGCCTGGGAGGGCCTGCGGCCGGCCGAGGAGGTGGCCCCGGACGGCACGGCCGTCGCCTGGCACTGGGCGGCGGACGGCCACCGGCCGCTCGCCCAGACCACGCGGGTACCGGGCGGCGCCGCCCGCTGGCACGCGATCGTGACGGACTCCGTGGGCACCCCCACCGAACTCATCGGCACGGACGGGTCCGTCGCCTGGCAGCGCCGGGCCTCCTTCTGGGGCGCCCCCGCCTCCGGAACGCCGGCCGGTGCGGCGGACTGCCGACTCGGCTTCCCCGGACAGCTGTTCGACGTCGAGACCGGCCTGCACTACCACGTGCACCGCTACTACGACGCCAGGACCGGCCGTTACCTCTCGCCCGACCCGTGCCGGGTGGGACCCGGCGCCTGCGCCTACGTCCC
Above is a genomic segment from Streptomyces marincola containing:
- a CDS encoding GNAT family N-acetyltransferase, with product MRDCLDRSGHPSAAVRLAPRTGDVAVLPARAGAEHMAEVERLLRAAGFALTTTGDALLVTRRFRADVDLRPLDEHLLSRLLDAAVEDADPREVMPAVAGPAGWTRERRAAFLRFHRTRSLSACPVESTYAVLLAGTAGGPRVVGAARLAPVPEQPLTVEAGLWLRRQVRGEGVGSAVFRQLAGLARAGGAAHMVARTTPENAASQRLLSALCTTVTRHEDAVTARLALGPAWS
- a CDS encoding helix-turn-helix domain-containing protein, which gives rise to MPVAGETRNHRSDIGRRVASRREQLGLSRQDVADRAGVAPQYLRYLEERPASPSQASLTRVARALETTVGELTGSEPAPAGGHAAPRGRLVELDTDECYRLVAEHTIGRIAVDTGSGPAIVPVTYCLRDSAIVFPVSADEPDGVLVREARETAFEVDHLDEPRGVGWSVLVVGTTRRVTDPAEVAELNRLAAGWPDGEGRVGPADSGRAPGPGTARESEQRPDPGQEWVRLRPERVTGRRVHLD
- a CDS encoding RHS repeat-associated core domain-containing protein, which produces MAGPAAEHREAPRRHAPPAPGGPAVARGLDPATGGVLLSATDVHIPGTPPLRLVRHLRPGTRSGRRFGRVWGSTLDQCLILRRDGVRLIAEDGRVLDYPVPTPGGTVLPATGPRWPLAWDGNAGGAMTVRRPESGHTLRFHPVPGTPGAELPLVELADRRGNVLRVTYDGGLPAEVASGGHRVGITVREGRVAELRLLSAPDGPLLRRFHYDPAGNLTSVDSGTGPVERLRWDARRRLTGRAPGTGPWFQYAYDEAGRVTRAGTEDAAPAVLTYEDEPRRTTLTDSLGHTTVFAFDGEGRLVAETDPLGHTTRRAWGPHGLLVAETDPLGRTTRWERNAHGGLTAVILPDGSADPFPAEPADPQAPESWPPHPAGPADGAPGGAGHAAGREAAEGEEAAGHGDGTHRVHDSEGRLTELSDDEGNRWTWEYDPAGRLTSASDSSGRSVRYRYDAAGQCVGWTNGAGQRVSNRFDACGRLTEQRTESDVARYHYDKAGRLVAAENAETRVSWEYDATGAVLSETRDGRTVRFTRDAHGRRTGRLTPSGAVTGWAYDQAGRPAALRAGDGHLASIRDAEGREVARYLPGGPVLRFEPDAAGRPAVIVLPSGQRRVLHRREDGTPVRVEDSVAGVLDIAVDPAGRVVSVRGPGGTEEYRWEAEGGFAGAAPGYQCDGQGRVVKSGRLGFSWDALDRLTDVVTSDGQHWHYVYDPLGRRVAKQLLDDYGSVVSETTLAWEGLRPAEEVAPDGTAVAWHWAADGHRPLAQTTRVPGGAARWHAIVTDSVGTPTELIGTDGSVAWQRRASFWGAPASGTPAGAADCRLGFPGQLFDVETGLHYHVHRYYDARTGRYLSPDPCRVGPGACAYVPHPLRDSAPDGLLPGTGQAPPLPGPARLARALDLAVNRR
- a CDS encoding MerR family transcriptional regulator; its protein translation is MPPSFTPPRRVTIGDAAAFVGSTPRAIRHYHEIGLLPEPERGGDGRRRYGYEDMIRLLWIRRMADAGIALNDIRDAFATGAASAGPDSGEGIAGILERLEETLAEQEAEVRRQRTAVRRMRAEGSRMGLLSDIVTERLKKLPEGSLRQADLDSLLVTERIFGPLGAAVQATRFLALATHPALRKESDRVDDAEEALDDGVAVDDPRVAHVAAERHAFESALHAVIEESGLGEADDALFDAWDTAHPATADDGEGEADLGSGRRKADAMSVCEATGTMPYDFSPARLRCMELAEELSAQDSPAIRDTF